In Candidatus Cloacimonas sp., the genomic stretch TAGCACATCGCCTTCGTTAATAATATCATTGGCTCCAGGCATATCGTTCAACCGATTTTCTATTACATTCTGCCCATCTTCCGTTACTGAAAGGTAGTTATATTTGATGGCAACTACATTCACCCCTCTTTTTGAAGGCAGGGCAAGTTCCTGTAATGGTTTGCCCACAAATTCTTTGGGAGCAATCATTTCCACTACTATGTGCCCACTGGAGAGATTGATATATTCCAGAACATTACTGGAAATTAAGGTTCTTGCCAATTGATTGCCTACCATTTCTTCAGGCAGAAGAGTATGCTGCACGCCAATTAATTTCAAAATTCTGCCATGCAATTCCGATTCAATTTTGGCATAGATAATACCCACACCAATTTTTTTCAGGATAGCGGCAGTGAGAATGCATTCTTCAATATTACTTCCGATACCGATAATCACTGCATCTGTCTCATTCAGGTTTTGAGCTCTTAAAGCATCTTCATCGGTGCTATCCATGCAAACGGCGAAAGTAACGATTGAGCTTACTTCATTAACCAAATCCTGATTTTTATCTATGGCAATCACTTCCATCCCGTTTTCTGCCAATATTTTAGCAACGGTCATACCGAAACGACCGAGACCTATTACTCCGTATCTTGCCATTTTTTTTACTCCTTTTTCCAACAGTTCCTTTAGCCAATGGAGATTTTTTCTTCCGCATAAGAGAAATTGGGCTGTCTTTTGCGAATAGAAATTGCATACACCAAAGTTAAAGGTCCTATCCTTCCAATATACATCAAGATAGTTATCAGCAGTTTACCTGCATAAGATAACTGAGAAGTTATTCCCATACTTAAGCCAACCGTTCCAAAAGCAGAAAATGCTTCAAACAGTATTTTTTCAAAGGGAAACGGTTCTATAAGCAGCAAAATAAAAATTATCGTTAAAATGATAGCCAAAGCCAGAGTTACCAGGGTTGTTGCCTCTCTGGCATTGGATTGCGGTATTTTGCGCTTGAAAATTAACAGGTCATTTTTTCCGCTGAGCATTGAAAGCACGGAAAGCACCAATACCGAAAAAGTTGTGGTTTTAATTCCCCCTCCAGTGGAACCAGGGGAAGCACCAATAAACATTAAAATAACGGTTAATAACACCGAAGCGGAACTGTATAAACTAATATCAATGGTATTAAAGCCGGCAGTTCTTGCCGTTACGGATTGAAACCAGGAACTGAAAACCCTTCTGGAAACCGTAAAACCCTTCATAGAACTATAATATTCTCCAATATAAAGTCCTATAAAACCAGAAACAATCAATAATGCAGTAGCAGTTAGCACTATTTTGGAATGCAATGCTAATTTTCGCACCTGCTGATGATGAAAGAAAAAATGATAGATGTCAATTAAAACCGCAAAACCCAATCCCCCCAGAATA encodes the following:
- a CDS encoding TrkA family potassium uptake protein, whose translation is MARYGVIGLGRFGMTVAKILAENGMEVIAIDKNQDLVNEVSSIVTFAVCMDSTDEDALRAQNLNETDAVIIGIGSNIEECILTAAILKKIGVGIIYAKIESELHGRILKLIGVQHTLLPEEMVGNQLARTLISSNVLEYINLSSGHIVVEMIAPKEFVGKPLQELALPSKRGVNVVAIKYNYLSVTEDGQNVIENRLNDMPGANDIINEGDVLILLGPKGNIDKLIYETAVNKD